A genomic stretch from Glaciecola nitratireducens FR1064 includes:
- a CDS encoding chemotaxis protein CheA gives MSVDLSQFVPSFLEESFEGLELMESSLLNLDAGDNETIHSIFRAAHSIKGGAGTFGFNNVTEFTHLVETLLDEIRDGRREITPKDTELLLVAVDCMRLLIEAARDDADYDENKVSETTRLLELTLEMKTPSSDSEMVDIETDTKKPAGKIWHITFIPEHHLVQTGNDPLLLFNALADLGELTLKAKTDLIPPIAEMDATELYISWELSLISEASEADIREVFEWVEDECTLEIVSTELSPEPVEPNASSDIAPTSDSELSISPIASAIEKPANAVQAAEKSDKNKTKSKQDVGSIRVGVDKVDSLINLMGELVITQSMLSELGNDFEISKLEKLKSGLDQLLQNTKELQESVMKIRMLPISFAFNRFPRLVHDLSIKTGKEMNLVIRGEQTELDKTVMEQIGDPLVHLVRNAVDHGIESSDIRVANGKPKSGTITLDAYHQGGNIIIEISDDGGGINREAVLSKAIEKGLVDSNATLSDSQVFDLLFEPGFSTAKEISDISGRGVGMDVVKRNIQSLGGRIQVESEPGKGSKFKVNLPLTLAILDGQLVRVGTEVYIIPLITIVESLQAKAEFINKVSGDMTLYRLREDNVPVIPIYQLFDLPADTKDVNNALLVVVEADGQKVGLMVDDLLAQQQVVIKSLKDNYQQVEGISGATILGDGSVAMIIDVPGMIEMAIERAQEKQNEHTLDGALV, from the coding sequence ATGAGTGTCGATCTGTCTCAATTTGTTCCTAGTTTTCTTGAAGAAAGCTTTGAAGGACTTGAATTAATGGAGTCAAGCTTGCTGAATTTAGACGCAGGCGACAATGAAACCATTCATTCTATCTTTCGAGCTGCGCATTCTATAAAAGGTGGGGCCGGCACTTTTGGATTTAATAATGTTACAGAGTTTACCCATTTAGTCGAAACTTTGCTAGATGAGATCAGAGACGGTCGACGAGAGATTACGCCTAAAGATACCGAATTATTGCTGGTTGCCGTTGACTGTATGCGTCTATTGATTGAAGCAGCCAGAGATGACGCTGACTATGATGAAAACAAAGTAAGTGAAACTACCCGCCTTTTAGAACTGACCTTAGAAATGAAAACGCCATCTAGCGATAGTGAAATGGTCGATATTGAGACGGATACGAAAAAGCCAGCAGGAAAAATTTGGCACATCACCTTTATTCCAGAACATCATTTGGTGCAAACCGGCAATGACCCTTTATTGTTATTTAATGCGTTGGCAGATCTCGGTGAATTGACCTTAAAAGCAAAAACTGACCTGATTCCACCGATAGCAGAAATGGATGCGACAGAGCTGTATATTAGTTGGGAGTTATCATTAATTTCAGAGGCTAGTGAAGCAGACATTCGAGAAGTTTTTGAATGGGTAGAGGATGAATGCACATTAGAAATTGTAAGTACTGAGTTATCGCCTGAACCTGTTGAACCGAACGCCAGTTCTGATATTGCACCAACATCCGACTCCGAATTATCAATTAGCCCAATTGCTTCAGCCATTGAAAAACCAGCAAATGCTGTTCAAGCCGCCGAGAAGTCAGATAAGAATAAAACAAAATCAAAACAAGATGTAGGCTCTATTCGGGTCGGGGTTGATAAAGTAGATTCGCTCATTAATTTAATGGGAGAGCTTGTTATTACCCAATCAATGTTGTCAGAACTAGGCAACGATTTTGAAATATCTAAGCTTGAAAAACTAAAGAGTGGCTTAGACCAATTACTGCAAAACACCAAAGAACTGCAAGAAAGTGTGATGAAAATTCGCATGTTGCCTATTAGTTTCGCCTTTAACCGCTTTCCTCGTTTAGTGCATGATTTATCAATTAAAACGGGTAAAGAGATGAACTTGGTAATAAGAGGTGAGCAAACAGAACTTGATAAAACCGTCATGGAGCAAATTGGTGACCCCTTAGTGCACCTAGTCAGAAATGCGGTTGACCATGGTATTGAATCTTCAGATATTCGCGTAGCAAACGGTAAACCTAAGTCAGGCACTATTACATTAGATGCTTATCATCAAGGCGGAAACATCATCATTGAAATTAGTGATGATGGTGGTGGTATTAATCGAGAAGCCGTTTTGAGCAAAGCCATTGAAAAAGGCTTGGTAGATAGCAATGCCACACTAAGCGATAGCCAAGTATTTGATTTACTGTTTGAGCCAGGCTTTTCAACGGCAAAAGAAATAAGTGATATTTCTGGACGCGGCGTTGGCATGGACGTGGTCAAAAGAAATATTCAATCGCTAGGGGGAAGAATTCAAGTTGAGTCGGAGCCCGGCAAAGGCAGTAAGTTTAAAGTTAACTTACCGTTAACGCTAGCCATATTAGATGGACAACTAGTCCGTGTTGGTACCGAAGTATATATTATTCCGCTCATCACTATTGTTGAATCGTTGCAGGCTAAAGCCGAGTTTATTAATAAAGTTTCTGGGGATATGACCCTTTACCGATTGCGGGAAGACAATGTGCCCGTTATCCCAATATACCAATTGTTCGATTTACCCGCCGATACTAAAGACGTCAATAACGCACTATTAGTTGTGGTCGAGGCTGATGGTCAAAAAGTTGGTTTGATGGTTGATGATTTATTGGCTCAGCAACAGGTTGTTATAAAAAGCTTGAAGGATAATTATCAACAAGTTGAGGGGATTTCCGGAGCCACTATTTTAGGTGATGGGTCGGTTGCCATGATCATTGATGTCCCAGGCATGATAGAAATGGCGATAGAAAGAGCACAAGAAAAGCAAAACGAACATACTCTTGATGGAGCATTGGTTTAA
- a CDS encoding chemotaxis protein CheW — protein sequence MDIQALAKDIPAEGEYSLEGIDFITSGKQYLTFLLGDEQYAVDILCVEEIRSWEQPTVIPNAPKYVKGVINMRGIIVPIIDLRLKFKVCDAIYNEFTVVIVLTVELDEHTRTIGFVVDAVSDVLNAEDNEIKKSPYFGGCVPQAYIDGLINVGTKVVTLLNVETLQLIEKHKVD from the coding sequence ATGGATATACAAGCGTTGGCCAAAGATATTCCCGCGGAAGGAGAATATTCGTTAGAGGGAATTGACTTTATTACGAGCGGTAAGCAATACCTAACATTCTTGTTAGGAGATGAGCAGTACGCCGTTGATATTTTATGTGTGGAAGAAATAAGAAGTTGGGAGCAACCGACAGTTATTCCCAATGCGCCGAAATATGTCAAGGGTGTTATTAATATGCGCGGCATTATTGTGCCGATTATTGACTTACGTTTAAAGTTTAAAGTTTGCGATGCAATCTACAATGAATTCACTGTAGTCATTGTATTGACAGTGGAACTTGATGAGCACACTAGAACAATTGGTTTTGTGGTTGACGCTGTATCTGATGTGCTGAATGCAGAAGATAATGAGATTAAAAAATCACCTTATTTTGGTGGCTGTGTTCCCCAAGCTTACATAGATGGCTTGATAAATGTAGGTACAAAAGTAGTTACTTTGTTGAACGTCGAAACATTGCAGCTCATTGAAAAACACAAAGTAGATTAG
- a CDS encoding chemotaxis protein CheW produces MSELEQEYLTFMLQGEEYGVDILCVQEIRVCSQVTELPNKPNYLKGVINLRGVIIPIIDLRLRFGQSSLDYNENTVTIILRTQEKIKPMVVGIIVDAVSEVYKFSTNAIRKAPSFGNKIDSCFLKGIANIEEKLIILLDTQTLLNEDELFVTEPRPLEKNVSE; encoded by the coding sequence ATGTCTGAATTAGAGCAAGAGTATCTTACCTTTATGCTGCAAGGCGAAGAATATGGCGTCGACATTTTATGTGTGCAAGAAATAAGGGTATGCAGTCAAGTCACAGAATTGCCTAATAAACCTAACTATCTAAAAGGCGTTATCAATCTGCGAGGTGTGATTATTCCAATCATCGATTTACGTCTGCGTTTTGGCCAAAGTTCATTAGATTATAACGAAAATACAGTCACTATTATTTTACGCACTCAAGAGAAAATAAAACCCATGGTTGTTGGGATTATTGTTGATGCAGTCTCTGAAGTTTATAAATTTTCTACAAATGCAATTCGGAAAGCGCCATCGTTTGGTAACAAAATTGATAGCTGTTTCCTAAAAGGTATCGCTAACATTGAAGAAAAACTGATTATTTTGCTCGATACACAAACCTTATTGAATGAGGATGAGTTATTTGTCACCGAGCCGAGGCCACTTGAAAAAAATGTATCAGAATAA
- a CDS encoding methyl-accepting chemotaxis protein, with amino-acid sequence MTIKQSIVVQKSWQKLKPIAPQAAKIFYETLFEMDPSLKPMFKGDMVEQGNKLMSMLDAAIKLLDDPDKLIPAVQKLGERHVSYGVKPEHYSTVGAALLKTVETGLGDEYTTTVKRAWTAVYKTLADTMIVAADAATAPAKKTELDNKGNKEIMDTKNTNNDLAVRLQGALDQSATPIMMVDRDFIITYVNAATLKLLKSNEETFVKVYPGFSADKEKVLGACIDMFHKNPAHQRKLLDDVNNLPWSTDINVAHLTFSLNVTAILDASGNYIGNSLEWQNVTETRMQENKAVQLQGALDQSATPIMMVDRDFIITYVNAASLSLLQNNEATFAKVFPGFSANKEKVLGACIDMFHKNPAHQRKLLDDVNNLPWSTDIKVAHLTFSLNVSAILDASGNYIGNSLEWQDVTDARTKATEVGRLSSAVEGMTTNLMMADTDGNIVYCNPAVIKMLARRETELRSVLPAFSVATIVGSNFDSFHKDPSHQRNILGNVANLPFTSEIKVASLTFQLIAIALKDENQTHVGTAVQWLDLTEEKDAQAQVEGLITAAISGELDRRIETSQYSGFMLQLGNNINELMEAIVEPINDAINIAQALADGDLTQSMDSKYGGQFLLLAEAMNGSIENLGNMVEEIRNASTNVFDAAREIAEGNNELSQRTETQASSLEETASAMEELTSTVQQNAENTTEASKLSSGVMEKATNGGEVVKNAIEAMSDINKSSKKIADIISVIDEIAFQTNLLALNAAVEAARAGEQGRGFAVVAAEVRNLAQRSAGAAKEIKGLINDSVEAVGQGTKLVDATGQTFTELVSAIAEVGKMLQDIDSAGKEQSAGIGEVSEAVSQMDEMTQQNAALVEEASASSKSMEEQAQGLLEQISFFKNGEQETQAVNSRAASRQAPARSAPVRKASNTAAPAPRSQPARRATKPDDEWKEF; translated from the coding sequence ATGACAATAAAACAGAGTATTGTAGTTCAAAAAAGTTGGCAAAAACTTAAGCCAATCGCGCCTCAAGCAGCGAAAATCTTTTATGAAACACTATTTGAAATGGACCCATCGCTTAAACCTATGTTCAAAGGCGATATGGTTGAGCAAGGTAACAAGCTGATGTCGATGCTTGATGCTGCAATAAAATTACTTGATGACCCAGATAAACTGATTCCAGCAGTGCAAAAGCTAGGGGAACGCCATGTGAGCTATGGTGTTAAACCTGAACACTACAGCACTGTTGGAGCCGCATTGCTAAAAACTGTTGAAACCGGTTTAGGTGATGAATATACAACAACAGTAAAAAGAGCGTGGACAGCGGTTTATAAAACATTGGCAGACACTATGATTGTTGCAGCCGATGCAGCGACAGCACCCGCGAAAAAAACAGAATTAGACAACAAAGGTAATAAAGAAATCATGGATACTAAAAACACTAACAATGACTTAGCCGTGCGCCTTCAAGGGGCTTTGGATCAATCCGCAACACCAATTATGATGGTAGACCGTGACTTCATTATTACCTATGTGAACGCTGCTACTTTGAAGTTGCTGAAGAGTAATGAGGAAACTTTTGTAAAAGTTTACCCAGGCTTTAGTGCTGACAAAGAGAAAGTATTAGGCGCCTGCATTGATATGTTCCACAAAAATCCAGCACATCAACGAAAGCTTCTTGATGATGTCAATAATTTACCATGGAGCACCGATATAAATGTTGCGCACCTAACGTTCTCTCTTAATGTCACGGCAATATTAGATGCATCAGGCAACTACATAGGCAATTCTCTTGAGTGGCAAAATGTTACCGAAACCCGTATGCAAGAAAATAAAGCGGTGCAGCTGCAAGGAGCTTTAGATCAATCGGCAACACCAATCATGATGGTAGACCGTGATTTTATTATCACCTATGTCAATGCCGCTAGTTTATCTCTTCTCCAAAACAATGAAGCTACATTTGCAAAGGTGTTTCCTGGCTTTAGTGCAAATAAAGAGAAAGTACTAGGTGCCTGCATTGATATGTTTCATAAAAATCCGGCACATCAACGCAAGCTTCTTGATGATGTCAATAATTTACCATGGAGCACCGATATAAAAGTTGCGCATTTAACATTTTCACTAAATGTAAGTGCAATATTAGACGCCTCAGGCAACTACATAGGTAACTCGCTTGAGTGGCAAGATGTAACGGATGCGCGCACAAAAGCAACTGAAGTTGGGCGTTTGTCTTCCGCAGTAGAGGGTATGACGACTAACCTTATGATGGCAGATACAGACGGCAATATCGTATATTGTAATCCGGCTGTGATTAAAATGTTGGCGCGCAGAGAGACAGAGTTAAGGTCAGTTTTACCTGCTTTTTCGGTAGCCACTATAGTTGGTAGCAATTTCGATAGTTTTCATAAAGATCCATCTCATCAGCGCAACATACTTGGGAACGTCGCCAACTTACCTTTTACTAGTGAAATTAAGGTTGCTAGCTTAACTTTCCAGTTAATTGCAATTGCACTCAAAGACGAAAACCAAACTCATGTTGGGACCGCAGTCCAGTGGTTAGATTTGACTGAGGAGAAAGACGCTCAAGCTCAAGTTGAAGGCTTAATTACTGCTGCGATCAGCGGTGAGTTAGACCGTCGTATCGAAACATCACAGTACAGCGGCTTTATGTTACAACTGGGTAATAATATAAATGAGTTGATGGAAGCCATTGTTGAACCGATTAACGACGCCATTAATATTGCTCAAGCATTAGCTGATGGTGATTTAACGCAGAGTATGGACAGTAAATACGGTGGGCAGTTCTTGCTTCTGGCCGAAGCAATGAATGGTTCTATCGAAAATCTTGGCAACATGGTTGAAGAAATTCGCAACGCATCAACAAATGTGTTTGATGCAGCAAGAGAGATTGCTGAAGGTAACAATGAATTAAGCCAGCGCACTGAAACACAAGCATCAAGTCTTGAAGAAACTGCTTCAGCGATGGAGGAGCTTACGAGTACAGTGCAGCAGAATGCCGAAAACACGACTGAAGCTAGTAAACTTTCTTCTGGTGTAATGGAGAAAGCAACTAATGGCGGTGAGGTTGTTAAAAATGCTATCGAAGCAATGAGTGATATTAATAAGTCGAGCAAGAAAATTGCAGATATTATCAGTGTTATCGATGAAATTGCATTCCAAACTAATTTGTTAGCGCTTAACGCAGCGGTAGAAGCAGCAAGAGCGGGTGAGCAAGGAAGAGGCTTTGCGGTTGTTGCAGCAGAAGTTCGCAACTTAGCGCAACGTTCTGCAGGTGCAGCGAAAGAAATCAAAGGACTCATAAATGACAGCGTTGAAGCCGTCGGTCAAGGGACTAAACTGGTTGACGCTACAGGCCAAACTTTTACTGAACTTGTCAGTGCCATTGCCGAAGTAGGCAAAATGCTACAAGACATTGATAGCGCAGGTAAAGAGCAGTCGGCAGGTATCGGTGAAGTGAGTGAAGCCGTTAGTCAGATGGATGAAATGACGCAGCAAAATGCCGCGTTAGTTGAGGAAGCCTCAGCATCAAGCAAATCAATGGAAGAGCAAGCACAAGGCTTATTGGAACAAATTAGCTTCTTCAAAAATGGAGAGCAAGAGACTCAAGCGGTTAATAGCCGAGCAGCATCAAGACAAGCGCCAGCAAGATCAGCACCAGTAAGAAAAGCGTCAAACACAGCAGCGCCAGCGCCACGTAGTCAACCAGCACGTCGTGCAACAAAACCGGATGACGAGTGGAAAGAGTTCTAG
- a CDS encoding CheR family methyltransferase has product MADERHEDHSLSSKEFKFVCEYVHTKTGILLNESKREMVYRRFSRIIRERKLNSFSDYCHLLQTKPDEEENYFINAITTNLTSFFREKHHFDYLQAHEIPKILSQQKKSREQKKSIRIWSSACSTGEEPYSIAVTLLESMEAQLQEWDVKILATDIDSNVLAKAAEGIYDQSRIDDLPKEIQQRYFIKGTGSNSKNIKVSKKLRDLITFKQLNLLHDWPMTGLFDVIFCRNVIIYFDKPTQQELFARYYEYIKPGGLLILGHSENLGAYQKYFSNGGRTIFRKPEVCDQVAAG; this is encoded by the coding sequence ATGGCTGATGAGCGTCACGAAGATCATAGTTTATCGAGCAAGGAATTTAAGTTTGTTTGTGAATATGTTCATACTAAAACAGGAATATTACTCAATGAAAGTAAGCGAGAGATGGTTTATCGCCGTTTCTCGCGCATTATCAGAGAGCGCAAACTAAATAGCTTTAGTGACTACTGCCATTTATTGCAGACAAAACCCGATGAGGAAGAGAATTATTTTATTAATGCGATCACAACCAATCTGACCAGTTTTTTTAGAGAAAAGCATCATTTTGATTATTTACAAGCGCATGAAATACCAAAAATACTTTCTCAACAAAAAAAATCACGAGAGCAAAAGAAGTCTATCAGGATCTGGTCTTCAGCATGCTCTACTGGCGAGGAACCATATAGCATCGCGGTTACATTGCTAGAGTCTATGGAAGCTCAGTTGCAAGAATGGGATGTTAAGATTCTTGCAACTGATATTGATAGCAACGTACTAGCTAAAGCTGCTGAAGGTATTTATGACCAAAGTCGCATTGATGATTTGCCAAAGGAGATACAACAACGGTATTTTATTAAAGGAACGGGCAGCAATAGTAAGAATATTAAGGTGAGCAAAAAGTTACGAGATTTAATCACGTTTAAACAGTTAAATTTGTTACATGATTGGCCAATGACTGGGCTTTTTGACGTGATTTTTTGCCGCAATGTGATTATTTACTTCGACAAACCGACGCAACAAGAGTTATTTGCGAGGTATTACGAATACATAAAACCAGGTGGCTTATTAATATTAGGGCACAGCGAGAACTTAGGCGCCTATCAAAAATACTTTTCTAACGGTGGACGGACTATTTTTAGAAAGCCTGAAGTTTGTGACCAAGTTGCGGCAGGTTAA
- the cheD gene encoding chemoreceptor glutamine deamidase CheD: MERNKSIEVQRCISRCLPEFSHVNHYWDRSRQVVVAKILPGEFYMTRDNVTIATTLGSCISACIWDKEANIGGMNHFMLPLTDKKAHEVNWGKRGIASDATRYGNFAMEHLINVILKNGGKRENLLAKVFGGGKVLNQMTDVGKRNIDFAMHYLQMENITIDTTDVGDLYPRKVIFEPTGGRAFVKKLYNLQNDTIAQREKDYSKNIEKDNVDGEVELF, from the coding sequence GTGGAACGGAATAAAAGTATAGAAGTGCAGCGATGCATCTCTCGATGCCTGCCGGAATTCAGTCATGTCAATCATTATTGGGATAGAAGTAGGCAGGTTGTCGTCGCCAAAATTTTACCTGGTGAGTTTTATATGACACGAGACAACGTCACAATCGCTACGACTCTGGGTTCTTGCATCTCGGCGTGTATCTGGGATAAAGAGGCAAATATAGGTGGTATGAATCACTTTATGTTGCCCTTAACGGATAAAAAGGCACATGAAGTGAATTGGGGTAAACGAGGCATTGCCTCAGATGCCACGCGGTACGGTAATTTTGCTATGGAACACCTGATTAACGTGATATTAAAAAATGGTGGAAAGCGAGAGAATTTATTGGCAAAAGTCTTTGGCGGCGGAAAAGTGTTAAACCAAATGACGGATGTAGGAAAGCGCAATATTGATTTTGCGATGCATTATTTACAAATGGAAAACATCACAATTGATACTACTGATGTAGGTGATTTGTACCCAAGGAAAGTGATTTTTGAGCCAACGGGAGGAAGAGCTTTCGTTAAAAAACTATACAATTTACAGAATGATACCATTGCACAGAGAGAGAAGGATTATTCTAAAAATATTGAAAAAGATAACGTTGATGGCGAAGTTGAATTATTTTAA
- a CDS encoding protein-glutamate methylesterase/protein-glutamine glutaminase, translating to MRKITVLVVDDSSVIRNIVKDTLKDELDIEVVGEAEDPIIARDLIKKLNPDVLTLDVEMPNMDGITFLKNLMRLRPMPVIMLSTLTTKGADITLEALEIGAVDFIAKPSVAELLATKNSFKQTLVRKIKQGVTIEQRNFKLSNALAGKTENQVLRFNGVKRADHLIAIGASTGGTEAIKKVLINLPENSPPIVITQHIPKSFSGRFAERLDSCCKITVFEAQHGQKIKTGHAYIAPGDMHLKVVKRGAGLFCTLEDSAEVSRHKPSVDVLFDSLIPFADNVQAVLLTGMGRDGAQGMLNLKESGARTLIQDKSSSLIWGMPGKAYALNAHCEELPLDNIANSLVNFASLNKAEMKKKNDEY from the coding sequence TTGAGAAAAATAACCGTATTAGTTGTCGACGATTCATCGGTAATACGTAACATCGTTAAAGACACCCTAAAGGATGAGCTCGACATTGAAGTAGTCGGTGAAGCTGAAGATCCCATTATTGCGCGCGACTTAATTAAAAAACTTAATCCAGACGTTCTGACGCTTGACGTTGAAATGCCAAATATGGACGGGATCACGTTTCTAAAAAACTTAATGCGATTAAGGCCAATGCCGGTAATAATGCTATCGACGCTAACGACTAAAGGTGCCGATATCACTTTGGAGGCTTTAGAAATAGGGGCTGTCGACTTCATTGCAAAACCCAGCGTGGCAGAGTTACTCGCGACTAAAAATAGTTTTAAACAAACCTTGGTACGAAAAATCAAGCAAGGGGTAACTATTGAGCAAAGAAATTTCAAGCTCTCCAATGCGCTAGCCGGTAAAACCGAAAATCAAGTTTTGCGCTTTAACGGTGTAAAAAGAGCGGATCATTTGATCGCGATTGGAGCCTCTACAGGAGGGACGGAAGCAATCAAAAAAGTACTGATAAATTTACCCGAAAACTCTCCTCCTATTGTCATCACTCAGCATATTCCTAAATCCTTTAGTGGTCGTTTTGCTGAGCGCCTTGATAGCTGTTGTAAAATAACGGTTTTTGAGGCTCAACATGGACAAAAAATCAAGACGGGCCACGCTTATATTGCGCCCGGAGATATGCATTTAAAAGTAGTGAAAAGAGGCGCGGGACTTTTTTGTACTTTAGAAGATTCAGCTGAAGTTAGTCGGCATAAGCCGTCAGTAGACGTTTTATTCGATTCACTCATTCCGTTTGCCGACAATGTTCAGGCGGTTTTATTAACCGGGATGGGAAGAGATGGGGCACAAGGTATGTTGAATTTGAAAGAGTCAGGAGCTCGGACGTTAATTCAAGATAAGAGCAGTAGTTTGATATGGGGTATGCCAGGCAAAGCTTATGCGCTTAACGCACACTGCGAAGAGCTTCCTTTAGATAATATAGCAAACAGCCTAGTTAACTTTGCATCATTAAATAAAGCGGAGATGAAGAAGAAAAATGATGAATATTGA
- a CDS encoding methyl-accepting chemotaxis protein yields the protein MMNIDKIIMFRTSFGLIILLLVNAILFDVAFLTILISLALLALLFLQHKQTSDNANQIKPQDKVSHISSMVPIIQDLQAFYEHEVQIIDNEIDRTSDLVGDAVLGISDCFKNLQQLSEDQQVMISELIAQSQSIGDGKGTTLADFVQESNRTLDNFVSVIVNTSKQSLQTMAFTDQMVKQFDSVFALLEQVENIASQTNLLALNAAIEAARAGDAGRGFAVVANEVRSLSVNSTELNENIRREINLAKGTISKLREAVEEIASADMTPILQAKEHIGVMVRHIESANEDGKAKVQELSSLSPQIANAAALGIRSLQFDDLTYQSLNSLKSNTSSIRQVNENLDEFCNQNEAHTQEQIDSLRNRCQEIIVKSKNDSEHRSVSQDSMDEGDIELF from the coding sequence ATGATGAATATTGATAAAATTATTATGTTTCGGACAAGCTTTGGCTTAATTATCTTGTTGTTAGTGAATGCAATTTTATTTGACGTTGCTTTTCTGACCATTTTAATTTCCCTTGCTCTGCTCGCGCTATTATTTTTGCAGCATAAGCAAACATCTGATAACGCGAACCAGATAAAACCTCAGGATAAAGTAAGTCATATATCTTCAATGGTACCCATCATTCAGGATTTACAGGCGTTCTACGAACACGAAGTTCAAATAATAGATAATGAAATCGATCGCACGAGTGATTTGGTCGGTGATGCTGTTTTAGGCATTTCTGACTGTTTTAAAAACTTGCAGCAACTCAGTGAAGATCAACAAGTGATGATTTCAGAATTAATAGCGCAAAGTCAAAGTATTGGTGATGGTAAAGGCACTACGCTGGCTGATTTTGTTCAAGAATCGAATAGAACCTTAGACAACTTTGTGAGTGTCATTGTGAATACGAGTAAGCAAAGTCTTCAAACGATGGCGTTTACTGACCAAATGGTGAAACAGTTTGATAGTGTGTTTGCTTTGCTAGAACAAGTAGAAAATATTGCATCTCAAACCAACCTATTGGCGTTAAATGCAGCGATCGAGGCAGCGAGGGCGGGTGATGCCGGTCGTGGCTTTGCGGTAGTGGCAAATGAAGTAAGATCACTTTCTGTTAATTCAACGGAATTAAATGAAAATATTCGCAGAGAGATTAACCTAGCAAAAGGTACAATAAGTAAGCTAAGAGAGGCGGTAGAAGAAATTGCCTCTGCTGACATGACCCCTATATTGCAAGCGAAAGAGCATATAGGAGTAATGGTAAGACATATTGAAAGTGCGAATGAGGATGGTAAAGCGAAGGTTCAGGAGCTTTCTAGTCTTTCACCGCAAATAGCCAATGCGGCAGCCTTAGGCATTCGCTCTTTGCAATTTGACGATTTAACTTATCAATCCCTCAATTCGCTAAAAAGTAATACAAGCAGTATTCGTCAGGTAAACGAAAACCTTGATGAATTTTGCAATCAAAACGAAGCGCACACGCAAGAACAAATTGATAGCTTGAGAAATCGGTGCCAGGAAATAATAGTCAAAAGCAAAAATGATAGTGAACATCGCAGCGTCAGTCAAGATTCTATGGATGAAGGCGACATTGAGTTATTTTAA
- a CDS encoding STAS domain-containing protein, whose product MTVKTHLSDDKKVLTIAIHESFEFSQYQSFRDAYSEVDIKGIRITLDLSKADYMDSSALGMILLLKDHADELSGELIILKPSAMVNQILEIAQFDKLLTIQH is encoded by the coding sequence GTGACAGTTAAAACGCATCTTTCAGACGATAAAAAAGTATTGACGATTGCTATCCATGAAAGCTTTGAATTTTCTCAATACCAAAGCTTCAGAGACGCCTACAGTGAGGTTGATATTAAGGGCATTAGAATCACCTTAGATTTAAGTAAGGCTGACTACATGGACAGCTCTGCGTTGGGCATGATTCTCTTGTTAAAAGATCATGCCGATGAGCTTTCAGGTGAGCTCATTATTCTTAAACCCAGTGCGATGGTAAATCAGATATTAGAGATAGCCCAATTTGATAAACTATTGACGATTCAGCACTAG